Part of the Echeneis naucrates chromosome 18, fEcheNa1.1, whole genome shotgun sequence genome is shown below.
aaactaccTACAGCTGGAGTCCTGACGTCCAGAGGAAGGAAGCaataacaatgataatgtttttaaaaaaaaaaaaactaatcaatgCGACATCGATCGAGGCAACTCCGTGGTGTGTTTTAAAAAACGTGGCAGAGAGACGTCTGGATCCCGCATGGACACAAAAAGCGACTCCTTCTGAAAACAGCGGAGAAGAGAGCACAATCATCAGCTGTCTGAGACAAATGTTCAGCTGTTGTTGACTTTACTAAAGCTTCATAGTTCGGCTTCCTTTTCCTGCAGTGGGATTGTCTGCAGAGTGTGTGGACGtggtcagagagagaaagagagagagagagaggtggatgGATTTTCCTCTGGGTCCTCCTCCAGATGTGCAGACGTCATTATactgagatattttttttttatttacttaattaCATGCTACACAAATAATCTATCACTCTGTATGTGAAAGTCATGCGTGTAAAACTGCGAGCTGTATTTATTACAGCCATGAATTATATATAAACTaactttatgttttcagttcacAGCAATATCTTAAGTTGAAAAGTAATTGCTGTGCAATTAGTCctaataaataaacagaaaacttATCTCCCCATTGAGATGTGGTGGTGAAGATGAGTAAGGAGTCTTTATAATCAAACCACAAATAGgaaccaaacagcagcactttGTACTGAATGTGTCTTTCTATATTCACTGCCAATAAAATGATCAGATCCACCCTCTGCATGAAGAATACTTCATTACCTGACAGCACTTTTGAGAGCATGGCCTTcaaagtatttttaattttgcataaattctacacttttttttttttttatatagtaaCCTGTTTATACAAATTGACGTGCATGTGAGTTCACGTTCAACTGTGCACAAGCCAGAGGATATTATGCCATGACTACTAGTTTGGGCCAACCATCATCCAGCGTGTTACTGAAACAAGCGTGATGTGGAAAGTTGAAACCTCCACTGCACATATACAGAGAATGGAAGCAGGAGACATCTTGAATCCAGCacttaaatatttgaaatgaaaaatatttgtatatttttagaATCTGGGCTGTTTTTCcatgagagaggaggagttgACCCAGATGTATTTCAGGAATTTTTAATGAGGTAATGTAACCATACCAGACATAAAGTAATTTTTAAAGCAGAATGGTGATGGAAGaagtttggaaatgttttgaaaaaaaaaaaaacaaaaaaaacaaaaatacagttcAAATTATGGGCTAGCTCATGTGTCaccattagattttttttatgcttcaaTGCAAAAATAGCATTTTGTGGTCGTAGCTGTCCAAATACAGATGAGTTTTAATCTGCTGGCTTTATGCCATTCAGTCGGAGACATTTCAAAGGTCGCAAGATAAGTCTGGAGGGGTCATGATATGAATAATGAggcaggaaaggaggaaaaataaactcttgattcattcatttttcagactGTTTTGCTGAATGTTGTCTCAGCTTTGCTTTTTATGAACTGTTGGGTAATTTAGcatcaaaatgtaattaaatataaaCGAGACAAATGTTTAGAGGGCCAATATCCACAGACTTCCTCTGAATCACgactgtgtttttgtgggtaATAAGTGCAATAGTTTTGTAGTTGgatttgttctttgttagcAGTGTAGTAAATTGCTTCCTTGGAAATGCAACAAGGAGACAAGGCGATCTTCTTCGTGTACTATGAGTTTAttctatttaaaatattaatgaaagTAAGAAGTATTTACATGCAGGAAGTCCTGCTAACCATGCTCATATATTGTTTTGCCCGACCAGACACATACCAATGCTGTATTGATTAtgcatattatatatttatattgccACTTTTTTGGGTCAAACCAATTTCTCCTGGATgaaaaatgaactaaaaaagATCCTCTTCAATCTAGTaagtatttctttttcaggtGACCTGAAAAAGCAAACCTGAGAAACCTGAGGTGACCTGAGAAACCAAGTATATTTTTACCTCATACCGTATAGATGTGTCAGGACAAAGCAGGAATACATTTCCAATACTGATAAGAAAAGTCTCAAAACATGGCGTAAATATTTCTTCCACTGTGGCCAGCATTTAGTGGAGTATGAATACAGAtttatgtgaaatgaaaatatcataTTAAAAATCAATGAACAGTACTGGAAGTGAATGCTCTTTCTCCTACCAGCCCTTGAAGGCCTGGAGTCATTTTTGTGAATCAAAACTTATGTCTGACACTGACCCCTTGTgttaagaaacaaacatttcactttttagaGTCCTCTTTGAATAATTATTCTAATAACACTGTATACATTCACAGTGTTTAAAATAAGATCATTTTGGGGGTCTGCCACATTTGAGTCAAAGAAAGATATGGCGTAAAAACTttctgaatgaaagaaaaatcatctgacatcacaagccccgccccctccgtCATCAGCTCAAACATCCGGAAGTAGCTCAGGATTTGTCAACACGAAAAAAGGCCGACTGACATGGTAACGTACTCCGCTCTCATTTCTCgctctttttaaacattttttactgtctttttcCGCCTGTAGCCGACACGCTCGGGTGTATTTGGGTGGTATTAAGCCAGCTGCAGTGCTCCAAGCCGGTTATTTGTGGTGTCGCGGCCCGAAAGAGACGAACAAACCGAAGAGGAGACGTCGGGATGTTAGCAGTTAGCTTGTCAGGGAGCTAGCTGTTAAAGCCCGAAAGAAGGCGAGCAGCTGCTCCCGCCTCCTGCCCCAAACTGAAACCAACTCACGGCGTTAATTCAGCCCAAAATATAACCCCAGAAACAGACATCGTGGGCTTCATTAACACTTCATCGACCTCACGTTGGGAAATCTCAATAAGTTTACTCCAGCAGGAAGAATAGATGGACTTTcaaactgtttattttggtCTCGGATAGTGGCGTCATTGTTGGGAAGCTTATAGGAAGGAAAtcgttgtgttgtgttgtgttgtgttgtgttgtgtgcggACGGGTCAGTTGTGTATTGGAGATGAAATAACCTCAGCATTCATTCAAGTGCGTATTCGTATAGTTATTTCTGACCCACACATACCACAGTCTTGAATCGATAAATGTGGAAATTTATAATCAAACACTTCCTTGTGTTGGGCTTCAACTGCTCCTCCATTCAACATCTTATTTAGTATTTTCTCATCAGGTTGATTAGgttgaaattataaaaaaaagcagattaTAAAGACTGTAATCCAACTGCATTAAATGCCCAGGATGTTAATCAGAGAAAACATTCTTATTCTTAATTATTCTTAGGTTGAGTTCTCTTATTGGTTCATCTACTGattattttcaaatcatttgTGATGCAAAATCTGGAAGATAATTGCTTTTAACCTGAATGACTACATTCAAAGTGCTACTTGGCAGCGTGATAGTGTTATGAGgccaaaggtttttttttttttttttttttataaatgagaCCAGATTGAATACACCACtgatccttttttctttcactttacaGGTGAAGTCTTCCTGAGCAAACCTGCTAAGATGGCATCcgtctgacattttattttttactcttttaagtcctcagttttatttttattttaaattttttcattGACTAATTTCCAGTTTATTAGGGGAGAGGCATGACCACAATGACAGTCACTTACAACTTCTGCACTCTGTTGGTGTTCACCTTAACGGGTGAGTGAATCTTTCCTGGTTTGTGTTCCTCTAAGCTGcctaattttaaatgtttaccAAGTGAAGTTCGAGTTTGTACTTTTTGTACCACACAACATTTACAATCTCTGTCAGATGTGGTGATGAACCACAGGTGTGACTTgttctgcttcctcttttcctctgcagtATGCAGCTGTTTAGagcctgctctctgctctggtAAGGGACCAGTTGGCATTTTATGAAAATTTGGCAGTTTCTCTGGAAAATATTTCttaatgtcacatttttcttttatatataaatattttccaGCAGAGTACGATGTGTCAATGATGGTAAAAGCAGATCATATTAAAGTTTCACGTTAGCAGAGGTTTATGGCTTTTACACCATAAAACAACACTTGAagcttcaaaaacattttgatttttgagTAGTtacctttttgtgtgtctgtttgttagCCCGATGTGGACATTCCCTTCAAGTCTTAGACAGCCAGGAGGGAGAGATCAGGAGTTCGGCCTACCACAGTTGGTCCTACCGCTTTGGTTCCACGTATGATTGCTGGATCATCAAGGGTTCGGAAGGGGAACCTGTTGTTCTCAGGTGAGATGCTGAGGAAATGAGAAGTACCATATACACAAGATATTACAATCGGctcaaaaaaagtgaaataattcatttccGTTTATTTGCTGCAAATCAGATCTGGAATATCCTCTGTGGTAATCTGGGCTCAGTTGAGCTGAATACCATGTAAACATTTGCAGATCAGTTGTGAATACAGGGCTTGAGCTTTTCTGTATTTAGGATGTATAATAACGGGTCTAGAAGTTgccaatataaataaaatcttcacTGATTTTGAGAAGTAAATTGAGGTCGGATGCAAATTTTATTCTCCCATCAAGTAAATTCAGCTCACCGATTCCCACATTGCCAATCCCCTTTTGTCTTACTTTActattttttcttcagcttttccCAGTTTTCAGCACGTTGTAGGAAGGAATGGGTTTCTATAAAATCGTCAGCTGGTGGTGAGCCAGTTGTTCTCTGTGGTTCCAAACTGCCTCCACCGATGGAATTTCCAGGGGGAAATATTACAGTGATGCACCACTTCCTGCCACATCTGTTCCCTGTGTCATCGTTTCTGTTGAACTATGCCAGAGGTATGGtggtgtggggttttttttccccttgtttttTGGGTAATGTCTTGTGTGAACAATCTTGTCCTGTTGTAACTTGTTAAGGAAACCAATGTCTCTGCATTTCTTCTGCAGACCTATTTCTTCTTAACAAAGgctcttttattctttttaatccCTTTTTGTTTCCCCACATTCAGACACGGGGGAGTGCCCAGTGACATCTTTTGAATGCCTGGGGGGCCGCTGCCTTCCGCTCTCCTGGCGCTGTAATGGCCAGGTGGAGTGTCTTGATGAAGGTCCTGACCTTGGCATTGATGAACAGGACTGTGAGATAGATGAGGAAACCTCAGAACCCCCAAAGCATAGCGGCACGCAGACACAAGAGACTGAAAGAGAAGGGTATACGGAGAGAAACAATGATGGGGACTCAGAGAAACCTCAATCTTCAGATAAAACTCAGAGCTCAGACAGGTCAGCTGAGAGAGTTACTGAGTCTGATCTGTGGGAGCTGCTGAAGgagagggcagaggaggaggcccAGGTGGATCGAGAGCAGCCTCAGACTCATAAGGAGCCCGCTGTCACTCCCACCCCCATTGAGTGGCCCTGTGGAGGCCTCCTCCAGACCTTTTATGGGACCTTCTCTCCTCCAGCCATTCGAGGCCCTGCTCTGTACTGTGTGTGGACCCTGGACCCTCAAGACCCCAGAACACTGAGACtggacctgcagcagctggtgcTGGGGCATGGTGATAAACTCACAGTCTACAACGGAGAGCAAGGCAGTGGAGATATTATTAAAGTTGTGAGTTAACTTAGTTTAGATATTTCAAGAGttcaaactgtattttattattattttttttttataattaccATGGTAACATCTGTCTGTTGCATTTTTACAGATCACTTACACCTCCAATTACAAATCAGTCCAGGTGGAATCCCATACTGGTTTACTGTCCATGGTGTACGAGACGCTTCCTGGCTCAGAGGGAAGTGGTTTTAACGCCACATTCCATGTTGGGAGCTACTGCCCTCCCTGGGAAGGCCGGTGTGGGGGAGCATCAGGAGGATGCTTTACCCAGGAGCAGCGGTGCGATGGGAAATGGGACTGTCCTGAAACAGGGAAAGATGAGGAGGGATGCAGAGGCTGCAGTCTAAACCAGTTTGCCTGTGGAATGGCAGGACAGAGGGCTGTGGCCTCCAGCCACTTTGCTGGCAGGCCGGTGTGTTACCCGGTCACAGAGAGATGCAACTATCAGCTGTACTGCGCCGATGGCAGCGACGAGAGGGACTGCACCGTTTGCCAGCCAGGGACCTTTCACTGCGACAGTGATAGGTGAGTTTGCTCACGCGTGTGTTTTGCCTGTGTTAGGACTTGAGGCCTAGCTATCTCATTGGAGAGGACGGTTGTCTGAGTGCTGCTCCCAGACCTTCAGTGTGCCTgcaggaggcaaaaaaaaatatgatagtttgtttttcatctgtgaaaTCACTATTAATGAAAAGGATCCCCAGAGCCATACTCAGCTTTGACCATATAAAATGGCTTCTAACAGCAGATTGAGTTTGCCTAGTCACCAAGGAGCTATAGCTTTTTGAAATCTCTTGTCTCTGGGTCTTTTCATCTTTGGTGCTCCTGAAAGTTAATATTGACGGTTTAGTCCTTGAAGAGTTGACAAAACAGTCTCCCTTCAAGGATAATTACATTTCTGTTCACCCAGTGTTACTCTGACTTTAACTAaggttcttttgttttgtcaaatgATAGAATCATCTTTGCGGTCAGGTCAGTCAAGTCCAAGGTGTGTCTCAGTTATTAGGTAAATGTGAGTCAGTCTTGTGCAGGAACCTGTATATGTGACTCTTAAATGCATTTTTCGAAAGTGTGATGTCGGAATTTGGGTGATTTGTGGCTTTAAAGTTGTTGCAAAATAAACATTATATGGGAGTGTTCTCATCACATAACATATACTGTAACACTAATTTGatatgtgtcagtgtgtggaaACATTTGTTCTCAGCTCTCTTTAGAGCGGTTACTTAATGAATAAAAGACTGAAGTTTCATCTGCCTCTTTATGGACTTGACAGCCCTAAATTTAAGGATACATCCCTTCCTCTCTACTTCATCCATAATACCATACAAACAGTCTAATACACGATCACAAGCTCCATCATGTGCTATAATCATTGTTTATCATCTCGTTTTATTTTGGGTTATCCCAAAGGAATCAGGAAGCTTTTCCAGGTGAAACAAAATCTCTTACTCATGTTATTCCTGCATTCTCTAACACACAAACGGGCCCATTGTTCTGCCTGCAGGTGCGTGTTTGAGAGCTGGCGCTGTGACGGCCAGGTGGACTGTAAGGATGGCACGGACGAGCTCAACTGCACCGTCATCCTGCCCCGCAAGGTCATCACCGCGGCAACAGTTGGCAGCCTGGTCTGTGGACTCCTGCTGGTGATTGCCATGGGCTGCACCTGTAAACTGTACTCGCTCAGGACCAGGGAGTACAGGTAACTGTTTTGTGGATCATTTGGCCATTTCAGCTCTTTCACTGAGATGTTTTTGCTTTCCCCATATTGTAGTACAACAAGCATGATGGCTTTTTTATGCCCACCTCAGCTAGATTTCTTGTTTATAATCTGACGTAGTGAGTCACAAGAGGCAGACGTTGTTTTCCTAGCTGCTACCTTCAGTTGCTGCCAACAGACAGCACCCCATCAAACACCTCAGAACCTCCCACAGCACAGCCAGTACACATCGTACTCACTGTTGTAAACAGTCACCTTCCCACATGCGATTTGTGTCagataaagatgtttttcttctgtgtatGCTTCtaaaaaatgtaactttttaaCCATGTACAGTATCAATTGCGATAAGAGCGTATACTCTATATAATCAAAAACTAGAACATGAtggttgtcagtgtttttgAAAACATCTCAATACGTTGGTTTTCTTGCAGCCTGTTTGCTCCAATCAGCCGCCAGGAAGCAGAGCTGATCCAGCAGCAGGCTCCTCCGTCCTACGGGCAGCTGATTGCCCAGGGCATCATCCCACCAGTGGAGGACTTCCCCACAGAAAACCCCAACGAGGTGAGAGTCAAGAGTCATGAGGACCAGCAACTTCTTACAGGATGAAAATCAACAGTGCACGCTAGATTTGAGTCTTGTTCTGCATATTCAACGCCATCATTCAATTGTGAATCCTGACGCAGTTGTTGGGCACCTGACAGTAATATAAAAGTGCTTAAGTAAGCTGTGTTAATTCCTTAGATCCCCCTTAGAGCCCTCGTGTCTGAGCTTGTGTCATCCATCAAAGTCATGTGCTCTACCTAAGAAGTCTTATTAAACCCCAGCAGCAGGATTTGGTCTGAAGAGGTTTAAAGGAAAACTAATGTGCTGTTATAAAGCAAGTTCCCATTAAAAAGCTTGATTATTCTCCAGTGAGCACAGGCTGGGTTACTGAGGTGGAGGGATTAACTGTAACAAGCAAAGAATGTCCTGCAGTGGGTCGTTTCTTTGGATCGTTTGTTTTGTGCATAAGTAGTTTTAATAACTACCATTTTAGGAAATCAAGAAAGAGTTGTAAAGATAATTTTACTGGTGCTTATCTCTTTTTCCACTCCTTTAATTCTTTACGTCTTCATCCATGTCAGACCTCGTCGCTTTCACTGAGAGGAATTCTCCAGCTCCTCCGTCAGGATGCTGCCAGCTCCCCGCATCGCAGACGCAGACCACGATTTGTCCGGCGGGCTGTTCGACGTATGAGGAGGTGGGGTCTAATCCCCCGACCTCCCTCCAGGCCGACTCAGGCATCGAGCTCCAGCCAGCAGCAGTCAAACGCTGCTCCCTCTGGGCAGGAACCAGCTCTCTCCCCTCCCACGAGCTCCTCGTCAGCCGTGGAAGCAGTTAACCAGCCGGTGCCTCAGAAACTTGGCTTGTTGGCTCAGTCagagcagcaccagcagctggAAGCAGCACCTCCTCTAATGCCACTGCCCCCTCCGCCCGTCGcctccccacctccacctccgtACGCACCCCCAGCTCCACCCTCGGCCGCCCCGCACACTCCTCCCGTCGCCGTCCCCCCGAGCAGCCCCTCCCTGGCCTCCATCTTCCACACGCTGGGCCTGAGTATCTCCCTCTTCAGAGcgtcatcctcttcctcctccaccaactCCATGCCTCTGTCTGCCtccccttccttctcctcctcctcctcttctgatGATGAGGTGCTGCTTATCCCCCTGTCCGAAGACACCACTTCAGAGGATGACGTGCCCATGCTCACCTAAATGACGTCCCCTCCCACCCAGAGACCCACCCCACCGCCTCTTTATCTCCTTTGCCCACTAATAACTGAAACCCAGTCTTTCCACATTTGTTTGAACTTGAGCACAGGAGTGGCCCACAGCGAGACTCACCCTCACTGTGCAAGTCTGGTGCCTTTTGAAATGGCTTTGATTTGGATCTGTTGACTTATGGAATCAAGTATTTGATCATTACTAAAGACTTCCTTAAGACAGTTTTAAGTTTTAGATGAAAAGCATGGCTCATGTATGTTGGAGTCTAAGTGTAGGTGAGTGTTGGTCGTGCACTTAATTAATGCCAGGCTGCACATTGAAGGTAAACTTTGCACAGAAGAATCTTCCTTATCCAGATACTGAGGCAGGCTACTGTCAGATTGAATGATAAGAGTTTTTATGATGGAAGTTAATTTTGTTTGTATGACTGCAACTGTGtgaatgcatttgcattttagTGTTACGTAGACAGTGGAGTATGTTTGTAGATGTGGACGGTCCCCACATACTTCTGCCAATTGCATC
Proteins encoded:
- the lrp10 gene encoding low-density lipoprotein receptor-related protein 10 translates to MTTMTVTYNFCTLLVFTLTVCSCLEPALCSARCGHSLQVLDSQEGEIRSSAYHSWSYRFGSTYDCWIIKGSEGEPVVLSFSQFSARCRKEWVSIKSSAGGEPVVLCGSKLPPPMEFPGGNITVMHHFLPHLFPVSSFLLNYARDTGECPVTSFECLGGRCLPLSWRCNGQVECLDEGPDLGIDEQDCEIDEETSEPPKHSGTQTQETEREGYTERNNDGDSEKPQSSDKTQSSDRSAERVTESDLWELLKERAEEEAQVDREQPQTHKEPAVTPTPIEWPCGGLLQTFYGTFSPPAIRGPALYCVWTLDPQDPRTLRLDLQQLVLGHGDKLTVYNGEQGSGDIIKVITYTSNYKSVQVESHTGLLSMVYETLPGSEGSGFNATFHVGSYCPPWEGRCGGASGGCFTQEQRCDGKWDCPETGKDEEGCRGCSLNQFACGMAGQRAVASSHFAGRPVCYPVTERCNYQLYCADGSDERDCTVCQPGTFHCDSDRCVFESWRCDGQVDCKDGTDELNCTVILPRKVITAATVGSLVCGLLLVIAMGCTCKLYSLRTREYSLFAPISRQEAELIQQQAPPSYGQLIAQGIIPPVEDFPTENPNETSSLSLRGILQLLRQDAASSPHRRRRPRFVRRAVRRMRRWGLIPRPPSRPTQASSSSQQQSNAAPSGQEPALSPPTSSSSAVEAVNQPVPQKLGLLAQSEQHQQLEAAPPLMPLPPPPVASPPPPPYAPPAPPSAAPHTPPVAVPPSSPSLASIFHTLGLSISLFRASSSSSSTNSMPLSASPSFSSSSSSDDEVLLIPLSEDTTSEDDVPMLT